AAACGATTCCGCTGCGTAACTGCACGCCAAACATTGACGGACAGCAAGTGACAATTGGTGGATTGGTGTCGACAGTGCGCACGATTGTCACGAAATCGGGTACGAAAATGGCGTTTGTCGGGCTGGAAGATAAAACTGGTGAGAGCGAAGTGATTGTGTTTCCGCGTCTGTACGAGCAATTTGGTGATGAACTGCAGCAAGATGCCGTGCTGAAAGTGTCTGGAAAGATTAGCGCGCGCGATCGCGATGGTAATATGACTGACGAAGCGAAAATGATTGCTGATGAAATTAGTGTCGTAACCGACAAGGAACTGAATGAATACCAAAGCCATGGTCGTAAAATGGTTACACCGACAGGTCGCGCGACAGTAAAACAAAAGCGTTATCCTAAAAAGGCGAATGTGGGCGTAACAAGTGGTTCTGTCGCGGCAAAAACACCAAAAGCAGTCACATCTGTGACGCCATCTGCTCTTAAAACGGTTTATGTCAAAATAGCGAATCCGAACGATCACAATTCACTGTTGGCGCTCAAGCAGCTATGTGGCAAATACCCTGGACAAAACGATATTATTATGGTGCTAGGTGGCGATAAGTCGCGCGCGATTCGATTGCCGTTTCGCGTTGATGCGCAGCACGAGTTGCATGATGGTCTGGTACGAATCCTTGGTGACGAGTGTGTGGCGATAAAGTAATAGAGCTTGGTCAGTGCGTTGTATTTTTTGTGCTGATATCAGCTATAAGTAAGAACTAGGACTGTTATTTTGTTAATTCGTATAGCGCAATTCCTGCTGCTACCGACACATTGAACGACTCTTTTTGTCCATACATTGGTATTTCAATAATATCGTCAACTTGGCATAGCAGTTCTGTTGGTACACCGTAGACCTCTTCACCGAGTAATAGCGCAAGTTTTTCGGGTGCTTGGTAGTCTGCGAGATTGATCGAATTTTCTGCTTGCTCAAGTGCTGCGATCCGATAGCCGTTTGCCCGCAGCTCGCTAAAATCCGGTGCATCGCAGTGCTCAAACGGCACGATTGTTTCGGCGCCAAGCGCTGTTTTATGAATTTGTTTTGTAACTTTTTCGCGGATGTGCGGTAAGCGCAGATCAGTCTGGTGAATCTCGCCGTCGCTATATGCGCAGGCTGGTGCGGCGGTGGTGAGTGATACGTCGGGATATGGCGTGTAGCCGCTTATGATAATTTGGCGGATACCTAGTCCCTCGCAGGTGCGAAAAATTGCTCCTACGTTGTATGTTGAACGAATATTGTGCGCGATTACGATAACCTCTCTCATGCTTTTATTGTAGCACTCGCCAAAACCATAAGTTTTTTGCTATACTAGCACTAGTGAACGAAGAAGAAATCCAGCGTAGACGTCGTGAACAAGACGAGCGCGCCACGCAGCGCCGTGCGGCGATTTTAGGGCTGCCATACTTAGATACGCGCGAGTTAGAGCATGCAATTCCGCTCGTCAAAGATATACTTCCAGTGCAGCAAATGCATCAGGACCGAATTGTACCGCTGGTGCGAGGCGGCAACGAAGTGATGTATCAATTTGGCGTGACGTCGCAGACACCGCAGTCAGTGCTGCAAGTCATGCGTCGCCAGTACGAAGAACGCGGTGATCAGATTCAATTTTCGCTGATCAGTTTGAGTGGCTACCGCGCGCTTATGTTGCGCTATGACCCGCCGCGCCCTACTGAGTATCAGGATATTAAAATCGCCAAAGAGGGCGATAGCGATACGATTGCGCAAGTTAGCCAAACGCTTAATACAGTGACGAGTAGTGACCTGTTTGATTTTATTATTCAACAGGCAGATCGATTAGGTGCGAGTGATATTCATATTGAAAATGAGCGCGATAACATTCGTGTACGTCTGCGTGTGGATGGTGCGTTGCATCCGGTAGCACATTTGGAGCGCGATCGTTACCGTGTGATTATGGGCGAACTTGCGAGTCGTGCCGGTATTAGTACGGCGGCATATCAATCGCAGTCGGGGCACATGCAGCGTGAAATTACGACCGAACAGGGCACGCACTTGCTTAACATCCGCGTTGAGACTGTGCCGACGGTGTATGGACAAGACGCGGTGTTGCGTTTGTTCAACTTTGATGAGAGTTTGCTGAACTTAGACTTGCTAGGCATACCGCCGCGCCAGCGCCGTGAAATCGACGAAGTGGTGAGTCATCCGCGCGGACTTATGCTGATGGTTGGACCGACAGGCAGCGGTAAATCGACAACGCTCTATAGTGTGTTGAATGCGTTGAATACTTCTGACCGCAAGCTGATTACGCTTGAAGATCCGGTTGAGTACAGTTTGAGTGGCATTTCGCAGATTCCGATCGACACGACGCATGGGCAGAGTTTCGCGGACGGGCTGCGCAGCGTGCTTCGTCTTGACCCGGACGTCGTGATGGTTGGCGAGATTCGCGACACCGACACAGCGCGCACCGCGATTCAGGCGTCGATTACGGGGCATTTGGTGCTGTCAAGCTTTCACGCAAATTCAACGAGTGCGGCGTTTAGTCGTATGATTGATATGATTGGCGTGAATCCGATTTTCTCAAGTGCGATTCGCTTGGTGATCGCGCAGCGCTTAGTGCGTCGGTTGGTCGATACGACGAAAGAAGAATACGAGCCGGACGAGGCGACGCGTAATTATGTGAAGCGCGTGTTGGCAGGTATACCAGCTAATGTTGAGTGTCCGGATTTAGATACGTTTAAGTTGTGGCGGCCGAAGCCCAGTAATGACGCGCCGTTTGGTTATAGGGGGCGTATTGTGATTATGGAGCAGCTAATCGTGACCGAGGAAATCCAGAAATATATTCGCGGCGATGTTGAAGATATCCATCCAGAATCAATTGAACAAACTGCCAAAGCTGAAGGTATGTTGACATTGGAACAAGTCGGCGTGCTGGCTGCGCTCCGCGGCGACACGACATTAGAAGAGATTGGACGAGTTATATAATCAAACCCTAGGTACATTAACCTAACATTTCTTATTGCTAGCAAAGTTTGGTATGGTAGACATACGGGACATCTCCTTCTTTGATTAGTTGTTACTACTATCTAATTTTACTAGGGTGTTTCGTTTTAGTTTAATGTACCCAGGGTGTGTAATGCTTGCTCTCCTCGACATTTCGTGCTAAAATTAATAACTGATTGTACTAATAATGATATAAGCGAGAGAGACATGAGTTTTGCACTGATTCAAAAGGTGAACGACGAGCAGAAAAAAGCCCAAGTCGTTGATGTGCGTAGCGGTGATACGGTGCGCGTGCATCAAAAAATTAAAGAGGGTAGCAAAGAGCGCATTCAAATGTTTGAAGGTGTAGTGATTCGTACTGATAACAAGGGGCAACACACGAGTCGCATTACCGTACGCAAGGTCGCGAGCGGTATTGGTGTGGAGAAATCGTTTTTGTTACATAGTCCACTAGTTGAAAAAGTTGAGGTTGTGCGTCGCGCAAAGGTTCGCCGTAACTTCCTTAGCTACTTGCGCCAGCGTAGCGGTAAATCGGCTCGCTTGACTGCTGTACAGTTTGATCGCGAGGCTGTTAATGCAATTCGCGATGAGCATGCCGAAGCCGAGGCGGAGCGTCTGAAAGAAGAGAAGGCTAAAGCGGCTGCCGAGAAGAAAGCCGCGGAAGATGCGAAGCAAGCCGAACTTGATGCTAAGGCGGCGGAGGTCGCAGCGCGGCATAAAGAAGTATAGTTTCTTCGTACGATTTTCTTAGCGAAAAATCCCCTGAGCGTTAGCTATGGGGATTTTTCGCAATTATAAACAGTGGTGTGTCACGATGACCTGTTACAATAATATTATGATTCTTGGCATCGACGAAGTCGGACGCGGGTCGTGGGCGGGACCACTGGTGGTTGGTGCGGTGGCGCTTGGTGGCGCGCAAATTGATGGTTTAACGGATAGTAAAAAGCTGACGAAAAAACAGCGTGAGGCATTATATATTGAGATTCGCAAACGAGCGGCTGGCTATGGTTTGGGCTGGGTGAGTGCGGTGGAAATTGACGATGTTGGTTTGAGTATGGCACTATGTCTGGCAACACGTCGGGCAGTTGAAGCGGTTGATAAAACTGGTGCGAGTTATCACGAAATTATCATTGACGGGACGGTGAACTTTCTGCGAGATACGAGCAAAGGGCGGTTCGTGACGACGATAAAGAAGGCAGATTTGCTGGTCCCGAGTGTCTCGGCGGCATCAATTATCGCGAAAGTTGCAAGGGATAACTACATGGCTGAGCAAGGTGCGCGTTATCCTGCGTATGGTTTTGGCAGTAATGCGGGTTACGGCGTAGCAAAACATCGGGTTGCGATTGAGCAATTTGGTGTAACGCCATTGCATCGGTTGAGCTTCGCGCCGCTAGCGAAATATCAAGCGCGAACGCCGTTCTAAATGAACCTCGTGTGTCGCAATTATTGGCAATACAGGTGAAGCGACCGTCGCAGAAAAGCTCGCTGCTGATAGGCATGAGATGTGATGTGATGTGTAATTGGCGCATGAAGTGGCGTGAGGTTGACGTCGTATCGCGCCGTGATGGCGGTAAATTATATTTTACTGAGGTAAAGTACTGCAAAAACACTGTTCATGGTGATGGTCTGGCGGCAACTACTTTACGCAAGCAATGGTAGATTCGGTTTGCGGCGGA
This portion of the TM7 phylum sp. oral taxon 349 genome encodes:
- a CDS encoding type II/IV secretion system protein, with the translated sequence MNEEEIQRRRREQDERATQRRAAILGLPYLDTRELEHAIPLVKDILPVQQMHQDRIVPLVRGGNEVMYQFGVTSQTPQSVLQVMRRQYEERGDQIQFSLISLSGYRALMLRYDPPRPTEYQDIKIAKEGDSDTIAQVSQTLNTVTSSDLFDFIIQQADRLGASDIHIENERDNIRVRLRVDGALHPVAHLERDRYRVIMGELASRAGISTAAYQSQSGHMQREITTEQGTHLLNIRVETVPTVYGQDAVLRLFNFDESLLNLDLLGIPPRQRREIDEVVSHPRGLMLMVGPTGSGKSTTLYSVLNALNTSDRKLITLEDPVEYSLSGISQIPIDTTHGQSFADGLRSVLRLDPDVVMVGEIRDTDTARTAIQASITGHLVLSSFHANSTSAAFSRMIDMIGVNPIFSSAIRLVIAQRLVRRLVDTTKEEYEPDEATRNYVKRVLAGIPANVECPDLDTFKLWRPKPSNDAPFGYRGRIVIMEQLIVTEEIQKYIRGDVEDIHPESIEQTAKAEGMLTLEQVGVLAALRGDTTLEEIGRVI
- a CDS encoding ribonuclease HII; translated protein: MILGIDEVGRGSWAGPLVVGAVALGGAQIDGLTDSKKLTKKQREALYIEIRKRAAGYGLGWVSAVEIDDVGLSMALCLATRRAVEAVDKTGASYHEIIIDGTVNFLRDTSKGRFVTTIKKADLLVPSVSAASIIAKVARDNYMAEQGARYPAYGFGSNAGYGVAKHRVAIEQFGVTPLHRLSFAPLAKYQARTPF
- a CDS encoding TrmH family RNA methyltransferase, giving the protein MREVIVIAHNIRSTYNVGAIFRTCEGLGIRQIIISGYTPYPDVSLTTAAPACAYSDGEIHQTDLRLPHIREKVTKQIHKTALGAETIVPFEHCDAPDFSELRANGYRIAALEQAENSINLADYQAPEKLALLLGEEVYGVPTELLCQVDDIIEIPMYGQKESFNVSVAAGIALYELTK
- the rplS gene encoding 50S ribosomal protein L19 translates to MSFALIQKVNDEQKKAQVVDVRSGDTVRVHQKIKEGSKERIQMFEGVVIRTDNKGQHTSRITVRKVASGIGVEKSFLLHSPLVEKVEVVRRAKVRRNFLSYLRQRSGKSARLTAVQFDREAVNAIRDEHAEAEAERLKEEKAKAAAEKKAAEDAKQAELDAKAAEVAARHKEV
- a CDS encoding YraN family protein, whose protein sequence is MSQLLAIQVKRPSQKSSLLIGMRCDVMCNWRMKWREVDVVSRRDGGKLYFTEVKYCKNTVHGDGLAATTLRKQW